TTTCATGGCAGGTTTTATGTGTGATAACTGAAATTTACCATGCCTCTCCCGCCCGTAACCCCTCTTTCATGCAACAACGCCTGTGATAACTGAAATTTACCATGCCTCTCCTGCCCGCAACCCCTCTTTCATGCAACAACGCCGCTCTAATTTAAGAAATGAGTATTTCGTGTTAGGTCAGGGCGGAGGACTTCTTCTGTAGAGTACCCTGAACGTATAGAGGGTTCCCAGTTCACGGCTGTTTTCAGTCGTATTCCTCCCTTTCCTGTATTGCTTTACAAACCTTTGATCTGTACGTAGAACAGGAACACCGATCATGGCCTACCAAATCGAAGTTCAACCTGGACAACAACTCTTTATTGAAAACATCGGATCACAAACTGTCATCACGCTTACGAGTAGTGGTCTTGGACAGCAGCAGCAGTCTAGCCAGAGCGTTCATACAGGAACATGGACAGCACCCCCCACGGCCTACCGCACGGCTGGCGGGATGATCATTCATGTGCGGACGACGGAGGGCGATCGCACACTAGCGATTCAACAGAACCAAATTCAGATGACGAGCGGAACCCAGATGATCTCAGGACATCCGGTTTTGATGCAGGAATCGGCTCCACCGTCTACCTCCTCAATACCCCCGATGAAACCGATGAAACCGATGAAACCGATGGGAACGTTAAAGATGGGAAACATGCAAATGAGCATGAATCCGATGGAAATGCAGATGGGCGATATGAAACTCTCGATGAATACACCTGAAACAGAGGAGTCTACTCCTAACTCTTCCCGTCGGTTTTGTACACAATGCGGAACACAGGCCAAGCCGAGCGATCGCTTTTGTGCCCATTGTGGACATCAGTTGTAAATGCAAGCGCGTGATCATGATGTAACCTTCTAATCCTGCTTCACCATTTCCGAAACCGGTGAATGATCTGATTGCACTCTATGGTGCACCGAGTCAGGCTGGGTTTGAGAGCGCTGGTTTCTACGAGTCTACTCAACCCGATGCAGATCTCGATCAGATTGCCTTGCGCTATTACCAATACTTTATCGGAGACCTATGGGAGCGGTTTGGTGAGGCTGCATGGATGAGTGCCTGGAAACCTCTCTACACTCGCCCATTGGATACGAAGTCCGGTATTGTAGTGGAATTGAAGGCGATCGCCACTCCAGAGATTGTCAGCCTCGTTCCCCTATTCCTACACTCCGAAGATTCGCAAGAGCAGACCCAGAAAGCTCTATCCGCTGTCTTTGACGCATCCGACATCAGGAATCTAACGATCTATGCCATTGGAGATGGTGAGGCTATGTCTGGGGTATTAGTAGCAGGGGGTTCCCAAATGGGGGATGTCACAATCGTGATTCTGCTACTGGATTGAAGGTTGGGGTGGAGATTGCCGTAAGAGTCATCAATGACAGTCCTACGCCGCCTTACGAGCTATACAAAAACTGGCACGTCTGAGAACTTGAGATAGAACAATCAGGTAAATCGAGTCGCCGATTGAATTCAGTCCCATTTCTGGTGCAAAACGATGAAATCGGGGGATCTGGCCTCTCATGATTATGCCAGCATCTATCGAGAGGCAATTGAGAAAGAAATAGAGCAGAACTAGCGACCGCTGTCAGCAGGGGGAATCCTTACCGTTACAGATTTACAAGGATTTATCTGTTTCTTATCTCTATGCGATAGGGTAAAGAAACCTAAGAAAAAGCGCTATTCCGCACATCTTGACACTTTCTAGTTGATACCCTCTCCTATGCTTCCTTCAATCGCCCTGATTGCTTCAACGAATAGACAACAGGAAATCCTAGAACTTGTGAATCGACACCAAAAAGTTCTAAATCGCTACAACTTGATAGCACCATTAGATATCGGGCAGTATTTGCAGAATCAAGCAGGGTTATCCGTCGAGTGTGTGCGATCGCTCTCTGATGGTGGAGATATTGAACTCGCAGCCTGCATCCTGAGCAAGACTGTTGTTGGTGTAATTGCGCTGATAGATGCAGATGATGTCTTAGACTATGAGTCCGGTCTCCGAAATCTCTGGCGTGCCTGTATCCTTCAGGATATTCCTTTCTCTACAAATCTATCCACAGCGG
Above is a window of Synechococcales cyanobacterium T60_A2020_003 DNA encoding:
- a CDS encoding zinc ribbon domain-containing protein; amino-acid sequence: MAYQIEVQPGQQLFIENIGSQTVITLTSSGLGQQQQSSQSVHTGTWTAPPTAYRTAGGMIIHVRTTEGDRTLAIQQNQIQMTSGTQMISGHPVLMQESAPPSTSSIPPMKPMKPMKPMGTLKMGNMQMSMNPMEMQMGDMKLSMNTPETEESTPNSSRRFCTQCGTQAKPSDRFCAHCGHQL